A single window of Aspergillus puulaauensis MK2 DNA, chromosome 5, nearly complete sequence DNA harbors:
- a CDS encoding glutathione S-transferase family protein (COG:J;~EggNog:ENOG410PPG4;~InterPro:IPR036249,IPR040079,IPR036282,IPR010987, IPR004045,IPR004046;~PFAM:PF00043,PF14497,PF13417,PF13410,PF02798;~go_function: GO:0005515 - protein binding [Evidence IEA];~go_process: GO:0006749 - glutathione metabolic process [Evidence IEA]) codes for MAPFGKIWSYIPSPRVMRIQAAANLNGLELAFPDFVMRETNRTPEFLSKFPFGKVPTFEGADGLNLFETDAIAEYVALSGPAAEQLMGSTLVERVTIRQWICFAHGEVMENVVQLALWRRGAKPYNEATENDALERLARSLAFLDSHLKDRTWLCSEDKISMADITLASALAWGFSMGIDAEMRAKCPVTVAWYERVIAVDGVKQAFGETKFIEKRQVPQN; via the exons ATGGCACCATTCGGCAAAATCTGGTCTTACATTCCTAGCCCCCGGGTCATGAGG ATCCAGGCGGCAGCCAACCTCAACGGCCTGGAGCTGGCCTTCCCGGACTTCGTCATGCGCGAGACTAACCGCACCCCTGAATTCCTGTCCAAGTTCCCATTCGGCAAGGTGCCCACGTTCGAGGGCGCCGACGGCCTCAACCTGTTCGAGACGGATGCCATTGCCGAGTATGTGGCGCTGAGTGGCCCGGCCGCCGAGCAGCTGATGGGCAGCACGCTTGTCGAGCGGGTTACGATCCGGCAGTGGATCTGCTTTGCACATGGTGAAGTTATGGAGAACGTGGTGCAGCTGGCCTTGTGGCGTCGGGGGGCGAAACCCTACAACGAGGCCACGGAGAACGACGCCCTGGAGCGCCTGGCCCGCTCGCTCGCCTTTCTCGACTCCCACCTGAAGGATCGCACGTGGTTGTGCAGCGAGGACAAGATCAGCATGGCCGATATCACACTCGCCTCTGCGCTGGCCTGGGGCTTCTCCATGGGCATCGACGCCGAGATGCGCGCTAAGTGCCCGGTCACCGTCGCCTGGTATGAACGCGTGATTGCTGTTGAT